One Neisseria sicca genomic region harbors:
- a CDS encoding ABC transporter permease subunit, with translation MYRYILHRLLLLIPTLLGILAITFAVIQFVPGGPVEQMVQQLTHGAVSGETATVVAGDTMKHGNRISPEDLAALNALYGFDKPPLTRFADMMWRFARFDLGNSFFHHETVFELVKQKMPVSMSLGLWTFFLTYLICIPLGIAKAVRDGSRFDAVTGMVVLVGYTIPPFVLGLVLLVLFGGGSFFAWFPQGGLVGDDFDTLSWAGKIKDYLWHMALPITASVAGSLAVTTVLTKNVFLEEIRRQYVYTARAKGLPEKQILWKHVFRNAMIPLITGFPAAFIGAFFTGSLLIETLFSLDGLGLLSYEAVMKRDYPVVMGTLYVFTLMGLLAKLVSDISYSWVDPRIHFGGQK, from the coding sequence ATGTACCGTTACATCCTCCACCGCCTATTACTCTTAATCCCCACGCTGTTGGGGATTTTAGCGATTACTTTTGCCGTTATCCAATTCGTGCCGGGCGGGCCGGTGGAGCAGATGGTGCAGCAGTTGACGCATGGTGCAGTCAGCGGCGAGACGGCGACTGTGGTGGCGGGCGATACGATGAAACATGGCAACCGCATCAGTCCGGAAGATTTGGCGGCGTTGAATGCGCTGTACGGTTTCGACAAGCCGCCGCTGACTCGGTTTGCGGATATGATGTGGCGGTTTGCCCGTTTTGATTTGGGCAATAGTTTTTTCCATCATGAAACCGTGTTCGAGCTGGTCAAACAGAAAATGCCGGTGTCGATGAGTTTGGGCTTGTGGACGTTTTTCCTGACTTATCTGATTTGTATTCCGTTGGGCATTGCCAAGGCGGTGCGCGACGGCAGCCGTTTTGATGCGGTAACGGGGATGGTGGTGCTGGTCGGTTATACCATACCGCCGTTTGTGTTGGGTTTGGTGCTGCTGGTGTTGTTCGGCGGCGGCAGCTTTTTTGCGTGGTTCCCGCAGGGCGGTTTGGTCGGCGATGATTTCGACACGCTGTCGTGGGCTGGCAAAATTAAAGATTATCTGTGGCACATGGCGCTGCCGATTACGGCTTCGGTGGCGGGCAGTCTGGCGGTAACGACGGTGTTGACGAAAAACGTATTTCTTGAAGAAATCCGCCGCCAATATGTCTATACCGCCCGCGCCAAGGGTTTGCCGGAAAAGCAGATTTTGTGGAAACACGTTTTCCGCAACGCGATGATTCCGCTGATTACCGGCTTCCCCGCTGCCTTTATCGGCGCGTTTTTTACCGGCAGCCTGCTGATTGAAACTTTGTTCTCGCTCGACGGGCTGGGGCTGCTTTCCTACGAGGCGGTGATGAAGCGCGATTATCCGGTGGTGATGGGGACGCTGTATGTGTTCACGCTGATGGGTTTGCTGGCGAAATTGGTGTCGGATATTTCTTATTCGTGGGTCGATCCGCGCATTCATTTCGGCGGACAGAAATAG
- the trxA gene encoding thioredoxin TrxA encodes MSSELIIHTSDANFEQDVLKSDVPVLLDFWAPWCGPCKMIAPILDDIAAEFEGRLKVVKINIDENEATPAKFGVRGIPTLMVFKNGENVATKVGALAKGQLTAFVNASLA; translated from the coding sequence ATGAGCAGCGAACTGATTATCCACACCTCCGATGCAAATTTCGAACAAGACGTTTTGAAATCCGACGTACCCGTATTGCTGGACTTCTGGGCACCTTGGTGCGGCCCTTGCAAAATGATCGCTCCGATCTTGGACGACATCGCCGCCGAATTTGAAGGTCGTCTGAAAGTCGTCAAAATCAACATCGACGAAAACGAAGCCACCCCCGCCAAATTCGGCGTGCGCGGTATTCCGACGTTGATGGTGTTCAAAAACGGCGAAAACGTCGCCACCAAAGTCGGCGCTTTAGCAAAAGGTCAATTGACCGCATTTGTAAACGCTTCTTTGGCTTAA
- a CDS encoding fatty acid--CoA ligase, which produces MNQTHNTNFYEMLAAACHKNGKGTAVFNDKEKTTYHALKQEVDAVAAYLQNMGVKFGDKVALAVSNSPEFISAYFAVSAIGAVAVPMNTFLKNNEYAYILNDCKARFMFASAGLQKELKGLKKQTRVEKIIWIGEAKAADEADVRFEEARRFSGTPDLSRQPKIDDLAHIIYTSGTTGHPKGALISYGNLFSNLEGIERIFKITKRDRFVVFLPMFHSFTLTAMVLLPIYMACSIILVKSVFPFSNVLKQVLFKRATVFLGVPAIYTAMSKAKIPWYFRWFNRVRLFISGGAPLAEQTILDFKAKFPRAKLLEGYGLSECSPVVAVNTPERQKARSVGIALPGLEVKAVNDELVEVPTGEVGELIVKGGSVMQGYLNMRDATDEAIVNGWLKTGDFVTIDEDGFIFIVDRKKDLIISKGQNVYPREIEEAIYKLDAVEAAAVIGVKDQYADEEIIAFIQLKDGETLDEADVRAHLRGHLANFKIPKQIYFKDELPKNATGKVLKRVLKEQFQK; this is translated from the coding sequence ATGAATCAAACACACAACACAAACTTCTACGAAATGCTGGCCGCTGCCTGCCATAAAAACGGCAAAGGTACTGCGGTGTTCAACGACAAAGAAAAAACCACCTACCACGCGCTCAAGCAGGAAGTCGATGCCGTAGCCGCATATCTGCAAAATATGGGCGTCAAATTCGGCGACAAAGTGGCTTTGGCGGTATCCAATTCGCCGGAATTTATCAGCGCCTATTTTGCCGTCTCTGCCATCGGCGCGGTTGCCGTACCGATGAATACGTTTTTGAAAAACAACGAATACGCATATATTTTGAACGACTGCAAAGCGCGGTTTATGTTTGCTTCGGCAGGTTTGCAGAAAGAGTTGAAGGGGCTGAAGAAACAGACCCGCGTCGAGAAAATCATTTGGATAGGCGAGGCGAAAGCGGCGGATGAAGCCGATGTGCGTTTTGAAGAAGCGCGCCGTTTTTCGGGTACGCCCGATTTGAGCCGCCAACCGAAAATCGATGATTTGGCGCATATTATTTACACTTCCGGCACGACAGGCCACCCAAAAGGCGCATTGATCAGCTATGGCAACCTGTTCTCCAACCTTGAAGGCATCGAGCGCATCTTTAAGATTACCAAACGCGACCGCTTCGTCGTGTTCCTGCCGATGTTCCACAGCTTTACGCTGACAGCCATGGTCTTGCTGCCGATTTATATGGCGTGTTCGATTATTTTGGTGAAATCCGTTTTCCCGTTCTCCAACGTTTTGAAACAGGTTTTATTCAAACGCGCGACCGTATTTTTGGGCGTACCCGCGATTTACACCGCCATGAGCAAAGCGAAAATCCCTTGGTATTTCAGATGGTTCAACCGTGTCCGTCTGTTTATCAGCGGCGGCGCGCCTTTGGCGGAACAAACCATCCTCGACTTTAAAGCGAAGTTCCCGCGTGCCAAGCTTTTGGAAGGCTACGGCTTGAGCGAATGCTCGCCCGTCGTCGCCGTCAACACGCCCGAAAGGCAAAAAGCCCGCAGCGTCGGCATCGCCTTGCCCGGATTGGAAGTCAAAGCCGTCAACGACGAATTGGTCGAAGTGCCGACGGGCGAAGTGGGCGAACTCATCGTCAAAGGCGGTTCGGTCATGCAGGGATACCTGAATATGCGCGATGCCACGGACGAAGCCATCGTCAACGGCTGGCTGAAAACAGGCGATTTTGTCACGATAGACGAAGACGGCTTTATCTTTATCGTCGACCGCAAAAAAGACCTGATTATTTCCAAAGGGCAAAACGTTTATCCGCGCGAAATCGAAGAGGCGATTTACAAACTCGACGCCGTCGAAGCCGCAGCCGTCATCGGTGTGAAAGACCAATACGCCGACGAAGAAATTATCGCCTTTATCCAACTCAAAGACGGCGAAACGTTGGATGAAGCCGACGTGCGCGCCCATTTGCGCGGACATTTGGCGAATTTTAAAATCCCCAAACAGATTTACTTTAAAGACGAACTGCCGAAAAACGCAACTGGCAAAGTGTTGAAACGGGTGTTGAAAGAGCAGTTTCAGAAATAA
- a CDS encoding ABC transporter permease yields the protein MTDKPFQTMKTHTSNPTWQAFKQHKRGWFALRVLAVLFALALLAPLWSNDKPLWIRYQGEYYFPLVNEYNETVFGGDFDTPADYLDPLIRGNITSNGNYAVYLPNPYDADTLNDFDTQPDPASPSERHLLGTDDRGRDVLARLVYGFRDSLLFALALTLVTTVIGVITGAVQGYFGGKTDLLMQRFIEIWGGMPELYLLIILSSFFNPSLLILLVLLSLFGWMGLSDYVRAEFLKNRQADYVLAARSMGVGNRAIMWRHILPNSLTPVLAFLPFRISGAVLALTSLDFLGLGVPASQASLGELLAQGKDNLDAWWIGLSTVGTLTVMLLLLVMIGEGLRQAFDVRARG from the coding sequence ATGACTGATAAACCTTTCCAAACCATGAAAACACACACTTCAAACCCCACTTGGCAGGCCTTCAAGCAACACAAACGCGGCTGGTTCGCGTTGCGGGTTTTAGCCGTTTTGTTCGCCCTCGCGCTGCTTGCGCCTTTGTGGAGCAACGACAAGCCCTTGTGGATACGTTATCAGGGCGAATATTATTTTCCGCTGGTAAACGAATACAACGAAACCGTGTTCGGCGGCGATTTCGACACGCCTGCCGATTACCTCGACCCGCTGATACGCGGCAACATCACGTCAAACGGCAATTACGCCGTTTATCTGCCCAACCCCTACGATGCCGATACGCTCAATGATTTCGACACGCAGCCCGACCCTGCAAGTCCGTCCGAAAGGCACTTGCTCGGCACGGACGACCGCGGTCGTGATGTCTTGGCGCGTTTGGTTTACGGATTCCGTGATTCCCTATTGTTCGCCCTTGCGCTGACTTTGGTAACGACCGTAATCGGCGTGATCACCGGCGCGGTGCAGGGTTATTTCGGCGGCAAGACTGACCTTTTGATGCAGCGTTTTATCGAAATCTGGGGCGGGATGCCGGAGCTTTACCTGCTGATTATCCTGTCTTCGTTTTTTAATCCCAGTTTGTTGATTTTGCTGGTGTTGCTGTCGCTGTTCGGTTGGATGGGGCTGTCGGACTACGTCCGTGCCGAGTTTTTGAAAAACCGTCAGGCAGATTACGTTTTGGCGGCGCGTTCGATGGGCGTGGGCAACCGCGCGATTATGTGGCGGCACATCCTGCCTAACAGCCTGACGCCCGTATTGGCGTTCCTGCCTTTCCGCATCTCCGGCGCGGTGCTTGCGCTGACCAGCTTGGATTTCCTCGGTTTGGGCGTTCCCGCGTCGCAGGCGAGCTTGGGCGAACTCTTGGCGCAGGGCAAGGACAACTTGGACGCTTGGTGGATAGGCTTGTCCACCGTCGGTACGCTGACGGTTATGCTGCTTTTGCTGGTGATGATAGGCGAGGGCTTGCGTCAGGCGTTTGACGTGCGCGCGAGGGGATGA
- a CDS encoding DUF1853 family protein, whose amino-acid sequence MNYALDALWWKLTNPSVRALATLLTAPPLWQSGCELSVRTLLGEHGFRYLLDLDGNPAPLDDYLAEHAPFGNRLGIYAEHLLAFWFAHAPHTELHAYNLPVFSDDLTQGAADFIASINGKPYHIELTCKYYGSGSGKSADLCGLNPKDTLAAKAAKLPRQLALLQSPEGSETLRQNRLPDAPQPASIIRGIGFFPVGADSAEAPLNPYCWRGVFIRDWSAYPTAEGVRYHLIDRMAYLAPARVAEAQILSDHDVRQIESGLIAKLELRPDGFWHEIERIMKVV is encoded by the coding sequence ATGAACTACGCCCTAGATGCCCTATGGTGGAAACTCACCAACCCGTCCGTCCGCGCCCTCGCCACTCTGCTGACTGCTCCGCCGCTTTGGCAAAGCGGCTGCGAATTGAGCGTCCGCACACTATTGGGCGAACACGGCTTCCGCTATCTTTTGGATTTGGACGGCAATCCCGCCCCCTTAGACGACTATCTCGCCGAACACGCCCCCTTCGGCAACCGACTCGGCATCTACGCCGAACACCTGCTCGCATTTTGGTTTGCCCATGCGCCGCATACCGAATTGCACGCCTATAACCTGCCCGTGTTTTCAGACGACCTCACGCAAGGCGCCGCCGATTTCATCGCCTCCATCAACGGCAAACCCTATCATATCGAACTGACCTGCAAATATTACGGCAGCGGCAGCGGCAAATCCGCAGACCTGTGCGGACTCAATCCCAAAGACACTCTCGCCGCCAAAGCCGCCAAACTGCCCCGCCAACTCGCCCTGCTTCAATCCCCCGAAGGCAGCGAAACCCTGCGGCAAAACCGTCTCCCCGACGCGCCGCAACCCGCCTCAATCATACGCGGCATCGGCTTTTTCCCCGTCGGCGCAGATTCCGCCGAAGCCCCGCTGAACCCATACTGCTGGCGCGGCGTCTTTATCCGAGACTGGTCGGCATATCCGACCGCCGAAGGAGTACGCTACCACCTCATCGACCGCATGGCATACCTTGCCCCCGCCCGCGTTGCCGAGGCGCAAATCCTGTCCGACCATGACGTCCGCCAAATCGAAAGCGGCTTAATCGCCAAACTCGAATTGCGCCCCGACGGCTTTTGGCATGAAATCGAACGCATCATGAAGGTCGTCTGA
- a CDS encoding putative zinc-binding protein: protein MPNRSELPLIYSCSGCSDVAQLANNTAVALDHAGEFEMSCISGVGGKVAPLVRKAQSGRPMLVIDGCHLHCAKSCLENVGVEISEEHHVKLYDLGYKKRFGKSYDEAAVEEVYQYVLTKKHDVLSN from the coding sequence ATGCCCAACCGCAGCGAACTTCCGTTGATTTATTCCTGTTCCGGATGTTCTGACGTAGCGCAACTTGCCAACAATACCGCCGTAGCACTCGATCACGCCGGCGAATTTGAAATGTCGTGCATTTCCGGCGTGGGAGGCAAAGTCGCACCTTTAGTACGCAAAGCGCAGTCCGGCAGGCCGATGCTGGTCATCGACGGCTGCCATCTGCATTGCGCCAAGTCGTGTTTGGAAAACGTAGGCGTCGAAATTTCAGAAGAACACCACGTCAAACTCTATGACTTGGGCTACAAAAAGCGTTTTGGCAAAAGCTATGACGAAGCGGCGGTAGAAGAAGTCTATCAATATGTCTTAACTAAAAAACACGATGTGTTAAGCAACTAG
- a CDS encoding ABC transporter ATP-binding protein, producing MTKPILEIENLNAFFPGKQVLHDVSLTVQAGRKLALVGESGSGKTVLAQGIMRLNPLVSFEGRLKFDDNDLLTQSERALQKLRGREIGMVFQEPMTALNPVMRVGAQIAEVLTLHLGLDKKQAWARAVELLAETGIREPEQKAFAYPFQLSGGQRQRAMIAMAVAAEPKLLIADEPTTALDVAVQAQILDLLARLQQAHNMTMLYITHDLNLVRRFADDVAVMCGGRIVETGAAAEVFARPQHEYTKMLLNAGAARKVEPLAGNPATVLQAEQLSVAVKETAGWFKKRSKTLLEPVSFDLKAGETLGIIGESGCGKTTLAKAVMHLIDAEGRLKINGEAWTRESRRDIQMVFQDPFGAFNPRMNVFNIVSEALRVHEPDLSRAEMRQRVQDVLRQVGLPEDALERYPHAFSGGQRQRLAIARAIIVRPKILVLDEPTSALDVQWQQQILELLADLQKKHGLSLIIISHDLAVIRALSHRVMVLKDGKIVEEGGCETVFANPSSDYTRHLMSFRAG from the coding sequence ATGACGAAACCCATCCTTGAAATTGAAAACCTAAACGCCTTTTTCCCCGGCAAGCAAGTCCTACACGATGTCAGCCTGACCGTACAGGCCGGCAGGAAACTGGCATTGGTTGGTGAGAGCGGCAGCGGTAAAACCGTGCTGGCGCAGGGCATTATGCGGCTGAATCCGCTGGTGTCGTTTGAAGGTCGTCTGAAGTTTGACGACAACGATTTGCTGACCCAATCCGAACGCGCCCTGCAAAAGCTGCGCGGGCGGGAAATAGGCATGGTGTTTCAAGAGCCGATGACCGCGCTTAACCCCGTGATGCGCGTCGGCGCGCAGATTGCCGAAGTGCTGACCCTGCATCTGGGCTTGGACAAAAAACAGGCATGGGCGAGGGCGGTCGAACTCTTGGCGGAAACCGGCATCCGCGAGCCGGAGCAGAAAGCCTTTGCCTATCCCTTCCAGCTTTCCGGCGGACAGCGGCAGCGGGCAATGATTGCGATGGCGGTTGCCGCCGAACCCAAGCTCCTGATTGCCGACGAACCGACCACCGCCTTGGATGTCGCCGTGCAGGCGCAGATTCTCGATTTGTTGGCGCGTTTGCAGCAGGCGCACAACATGACCATGCTCTACATCACCCACGACCTGAACCTTGTCCGCCGCTTTGCAGACGACGTCGCCGTGATGTGTGGCGGACGCATTGTCGAAACGGGTGCAGCGGCGGAAGTGTTCGCCCGTCCGCAACACGAATACACGAAAATGCTGTTGAACGCCGGTGCCGCGCGCAAGGTCGAACCTTTGGCGGGCAATCCCGCCACCGTCTTGCAGGCGGAGCAGCTTTCCGTTGCCGTCAAAGAAACGGCGGGCTGGTTCAAAAAACGCAGCAAAACCCTGCTGGAACCGGTTTCCTTCGATTTGAAAGCGGGCGAAACCCTGGGCATCATCGGCGAGAGCGGCTGCGGTAAAACCACGCTGGCAAAAGCCGTGATGCACCTTATCGACGCGGAAGGTCGTCTGAAAATCAACGGCGAAGCCTGGACGCGCGAATCAAGGCGCGACATCCAAATGGTGTTCCAAGACCCCTTCGGCGCATTCAACCCGCGCATGAACGTCTTTAATATTGTTTCCGAAGCCCTGCGCGTCCACGAACCCGATTTGTCCCGCGCAGAAATGCGGCAGCGCGTGCAAGACGTATTGCGGCAGGTCGGTCTGCCCGAAGACGCACTCGAACGCTATCCGCACGCCTTTTCCGGCGGACAACGCCAGCGGCTCGCCATCGCCCGCGCCATCATCGTCCGCCCGAAAATCCTCGTTTTGGACGAACCCACCAGCGCGCTCGACGTACAATGGCAGCAACAGATTCTGGAGCTGCTCGCCGATTTGCAGAAAAAACACGGTCTCAGCCTCATCATCATCAGCCACGACCTCGCCGTCATCCGCGCCCTGTCGCACCGCGTGATGGTGCTGAAAGACGGCAAAATCGTCGAAGAGGGCGGCTGCGAAACCGTATTTGCCAACCCTTCCAGCGATTACACGCGCCATCTGATGAGCTTTAGGGCAGGCTGA
- a CDS encoding RsmB/NOP family class I SAM-dependent RNA methyltransferase produces the protein MTPIQLDHTAKVLADMLTFKQPADAVLSAYFRKHKKLGRQDRHEIAETAFAALRHYQKISAVLRRPHAQPRKAALAALVLGRSTNISQIKDLLDEEETEFLSSLKARKTEFSDDLHTAAELPQWLVEQLQKHFSDEEILAFGRSTNQAAPLDIRVNTLKGRRDKVLPLLQAESPDAEATPYSPWGIRLKNKIALNKHELFLDGTLEVQDEGSQLLALLVGAKRGEIIVDFCAGAGGKTLAVGAQMANKGRIYAFDIAEKRLANLKPRMTRAGLTNIHPERISSEHDSRIARLTGKADRVLVDAPCSGLGTLRRNPDLKYRQSPETVAKLLEQQHSILDAAAKLVKPQGRLVYATCSVLPEENEMQVERFLKEHPEYELFDCAELLAALKIDLNTGKYLRLDSAKHQTDGFFAAVLQRKE, from the coding sequence ATGACCCCGATCCAACTCGACCATACCGCCAAAGTGCTGGCTGACATGCTGACCTTCAAACAGCCTGCCGATGCCGTTCTGTCCGCCTACTTCCGCAAACACAAAAAACTCGGCAGGCAAGACCGCCACGAAATCGCCGAAACCGCCTTCGCCGCCCTGCGCCATTATCAAAAAATCAGTGCCGTCCTGCGCCGCCCGCATGCCCAGCCGCGCAAAGCCGCACTTGCCGCGCTCGTCCTCGGCAGAAGCACCAACATCAGCCAAATCAAAGACCTGCTCGACGAAGAAGAAACCGAGTTCCTCAGCAGCCTCAAAGCGCGCAAAACCGAATTTTCAGACGACCTCCATACCGCCGCCGAATTACCGCAATGGCTGGTGGAGCAACTGCAAAAACATTTTAGCGACGAAGAAATCCTCGCCTTCGGCCGCAGCACCAACCAAGCCGCGCCACTCGACATCCGCGTCAACACGCTTAAAGGCAGACGCGACAAGGTGCTGCCGCTGCTTCAAGCCGAAAGCCCCGATGCAGAAGCCACGCCCTATTCCCCTTGGGGCATCCGCCTGAAAAACAAAATCGCCCTCAACAAACACGAATTGTTTTTAGACGGCACACTTGAAGTCCAAGACGAAGGCAGCCAGCTCCTCGCCCTGCTCGTCGGTGCCAAACGCGGCGAAATCATCGTCGATTTCTGCGCCGGCGCAGGTGGCAAAACCCTCGCCGTCGGCGCGCAAATGGCAAACAAAGGCAGAATCTACGCCTTCGACATCGCCGAAAAACGCCTTGCCAACCTCAAGCCCCGCATGACCCGCGCCGGACTGACCAACATCCACCCCGAACGCATCAGCAGCGAACACGACAGCCGCATCGCCCGCCTCACCGGCAAAGCCGACCGCGTTTTGGTCGATGCCCCCTGCTCCGGCTTAGGCACACTGCGCCGCAATCCCGACCTCAAATACCGCCAGTCGCCCGAAACCGTCGCCAAACTTTTGGAGCAGCAACACAGCATCCTCGATGCCGCCGCCAAACTGGTCAAACCGCAAGGCAGGCTGGTTTACGCCACTTGCAGCGTGTTGCCCGAAGAAAACGAAATGCAGGTCGAACGCTTTTTGAAAGAACACCCGGAATACGAACTGTTCGACTGCGCCGAGCTGCTCGCCGCTTTGAAAATTGATTTGAACACCGGCAAATACCTGCGCCTCGATTCGGCGAAACACCAAACCGACGGATTCTTCGCCGCCGTTTTGCAACGCAAGGAATAA